CCCCACCACCGCTGTGGCCACCACCGCCGGTGGAACCGCCGCCGGGGACATGCGGGTTGGCCGGCGTCAAGGTGCCGCCCTGCACGCCATCGAGGTCCGTCCGCACGGGAGGAGACGACGGCTTGATGTTCACGCCACTCGGGTCGAACGGCGCGCTCGGGCCACTCGGCCCGTGCGGGGAGAGTTGGGACGGCTTGACGCGCGGGCCACCGGGAGTCGGCATATTGACGGGCGCGGGATGCGTAGGCTCCCTCGGCTCGGTAGGCCAGTCATGGCCACGTCCGGGCGGGGGACCGACGGCATCGGAAAAGGGCGGAGTGTGTGCCCGGTAGTTGCTCGCCAGCTCTTCCATGACGATGACCGCTTCGACCTGACGCTCTTTACTCAGGGAGAGATTGTCCCGGTTGAGCTCAAGCGCCATCTTGGCGTCCATCTTCGGGTTGGCCATGTCCTTATGGAACTGCTGGTCAGCGCCGTCTTTGCCATTGGTGTCGAAGAAGCCCTCGACCTTGCCGGCGTCCTCGATCTTCGACATGGTCTTCTTGGCTTCACGCAAGCTGTGCGCGATACCGCCCTGCGGCCCGGACTCGCGACGTCCGATGAGGGCACCCTCAACGTTCCGCGCATGGCGATAGGTCAGGTCGATCTTCTTCAGGACCTTCTGCGCTTCTCGCCGGAAGGCATCCGCCGCGGCGCCGTGCCAGTGCGCCGAGGCATGGTCGACAGCGTCCATGAACGCCTTACGAATTCCCCCCTGCCCGTCTTCACCTGCAAGGCGGTCGGCCGACGCTCGCCAGTGATCGCCCGCACTCTCAATGGCGTCCGGGTCGGAATTCTTGACCATCGCCCGGAGTGCGTCGAGTCCGTGACCATGGAAATTCGAGCTGGACTTCTCGACAGGCTTGTACGAACCGAAATCTTCTTTGATCTGCTCTTTTCGGTTCTTTTCGTTGATCTTCTTTTCGTACTCTTCGGTGCCGGATGTCGCGGGTGTGTCGGACATGGCCTCCCCCTGATCGTCAGTCTGGCGTTCGTTTTACTGCGGACTCAGCTGCCTTGGCGCATGGACGCCTTGGTCTCGTGCTCCTGGTCCTCGTACGCGCCACGGCTGCGCTCGGTCTTGTCTCCGAAATCCGTGATGAGTTCGGAGAGCGCAGTGATCACCTGAGTCATGTACGTCTGCATCTTGTCGTGCGACGCGGCAAGCTTTTCGGCTTCGTCGAAGCTGGAGCCGAACGCCGACTTCGGGATGGCCGTGCTGTACTTCACC
This genomic stretch from Streptomyces nigrescens harbors:
- a CDS encoding WXG100 family type VII secretion target, with the translated sequence MSDTPATSGTEEYEKKINEKNRKEQIKEDFGSYKPVEKSSSNFHGHGLDALRAMVKNSDPDAIESAGDHWRASADRLAGEDGQGGIRKAFMDAVDHASAHWHGAAADAFRREAQKVLKKIDLTYRHARNVEGALIGRRESGPQGGIAHSLREAKKTMSKIEDAGKVEGFFDTNGKDGADQQFHKDMANPKMDAKMALELNRDNLSLSKERQVEAVIVMEELASNYRAHTPPFSDAVGPPPGRGHDWPTEPREPTHPAPVNMPTPGGPRVKPSQLSPHGPSGPSAPFDPSGVNIKPSSPPVRTDLDGVQGGTLTPANPHVPGGGSTGGGGHSGGGGGGGSTGMPGGMMPVMPGKRGGSLGPGGASRGGAMGGRSGASRTGMPGGAGAGRAGMPGGAGAGRPGMPGGGMGGGAGGGAGRGGAAGRSGAQARTPGGMVGKPGAPTGGAKQGGSGLHRSRGGAMAGQGMAGAPGAKGNGKEKERTTGQRPDYLIEDEETWTPQRNVAPRVIE